The sequence CACGGGTTGGCACCAAAACCCGCCCTGTGAAGAGCTGGTGAGGCGCTTTGGCACGGGGCTGGCCCTTTTCCCATGTGGGAGTTTGCAAGTGGCTTCAGGGGAAGTGGATGGTGGATttctgggaggagggaggcaggccAGGACCTGCCAAAAGACGTGGAGCAGAGTAACGAAGTGATTCTTTGGGACCCCACTAGTATCAGAGAAGGCAGACTGGGGCCCAGAACTTTAGACCTGCAGCAAATAATATGGTTTGGCTGCTCTGCTGCGCAGCTCAGAGACCAGACCTGTTCACCAGCTGGCAaacctgtggggctgggagggcgATGAgttggggaaggaggagggagcagaagTGTGGAGATGCAGAGGTGGTAGAATCAAGTCTCTGGTGTCTTGAAGTCTGCATCTCTTTCACACGCTCTCTTAACATTTTGCAAAGGTTTTGTGTTTGAGCATTTTGGGTATTCACACTTTTCAcgtaatgtgttttttttattgatcAGAAGAGCCAAAGATTGATATCAGCCTACCACGTGGTAAGCGGCTGCAAGCAAAGGaaatcaaggaaagaaaaaagatcctGAAGGAAAACCGCCAGAATGCTGAGATGGAAAGAGCAGCGCGACTCCGGACTGGTCTGTGCCTTGCcacctgctctccctgccccggCCGCTCTGGgtgcccagctgcctcctgcagcgTTTCTCTCTCCTTGCAGTGCTGATTCCTCTTGATGAAGTCAGAGCTGAGTGGGAGAAGACCAGCGGCCCGTTCCACAAGCAGCGTGTGGCAGAGCACTGCGGGATATTTCGTGACTTGTTCAAGGGGGCCACGTTCACCCCCTGGGTTACCTTGAAGGTGGAGTACAGCCAAGAAGACGAGTACCTCGTGCCAGTCTACTATGGGAACATGGTGACTCCGTCAGAGGTGCGTGAGGGGAGCTGGGATCAACCTCAACCCCATGGGAAGCCTGTCTGTTTCTGTCAGATGCTTCTAATGGGCATTGGCTGTTCTGGGGGTTTTCTTTTGCAAGGATATTTCCTTTGTGATGAAGGAAATACGTTTCTTGGACACGATAAAGATAGAGCTTTGCAACAGGATCGTTGTCTGTCAGCAGGCTGATGTTTATTAATGCTCTGGGGGGCTCTCCGGGTGGGGCTCGGTGGCATGGCTGTGCCCAGTCTATGTTGCATCCTGGCCACACCAAGTCTGTGGGGTTTGTCATGGAAATTGTGATATGGTCTTGATCACAATTGATTTATCTTGATTGGAACTTGTTGTTTGAGTGATTTGCATTCTCTTCCTGTTGCTCTTTTAGGCTTCCAGTCCCCCTGCAGTGTCATACGAGGCAGATAAAGGCTCCCTCTGGACTTTGTTGCTCACAAATCCAGGTGAGTAGCAAGTTTTTTAGAAACATGTTTAAACTGGGTTGTGTCACTCTGCTGTTGGCTAGCTCCTGTTTCTTTTGGCTGCACAGCCAGACACGATGTGGTATCTGTGAAGCAGGGGTGTAgtatatatgcagggaaggtTGTAGCCTTCCCAGATCTCTACCACTTGAGAGATGGGACAGCAACACAACAGGACCTGTGTCACCGTGTAGAGGAAACAATTCTCAGACTCCTATCTTTTgtttacctccagagtaactgGGAGGTAGGTTAGCTGATGCTGTTCGCTCTGAGAAACCAAGGCACAGTGGGGTGAATTGGCTGACCAAGAAGGCTTTTAAATCTTGGAATTACATCTGTAGAATTCTCTGCTACTCATTTTAAGCTCAATCCTATAAGAATTAGTTACTTTTCTGCTAGGAAAGGAATGCCAGGAGGTCTCGAGATGCCCACTCAGTTCAGAGTGGGTCTGGGCATTCTCATTTTGGGGTTGATGCGAACACCAGGGTGTCCCTAATTCACCCTTTTCTCTTGTGTGCATTTGCAGATGGACATTTAAGAGAGACAGACTCGGAGTACCTCCACTGGCTGGTGTGAGTATATCAGAGCAACATGCTCAGGGAAAGTCCAGGTGGAGCAGGCAGAAACATCTCCAACAGAGCTGGGGAATAAACATTTGCTAAGGCAGTTCCATGGCTTTCTCTGGTGCTTCTGCTATTAGCTTCTGTATTCCTGTGTTCTGCATCCTGCTAAAGATGCAGTAGCTCCAggtgttgctgctgtttggcATTCAAATCACTGGGTGTGATTTTTCTTTCGACTATCTGTTCACTTGTCAAGCAGGGCATGTCATGTCAAAACATAGGACAGAGCGATTTGCAGTCCTGGGTGAATATGCTGGTCTTAATGGAGGGAAATGAATGAATATATAGCAAAGTAAACTTCTTTGTGTTCAGGACGAACATCCCAGGCAACGACATCAAGTCGGGTAAGGAGATCTGCCATTACTTGCCCCCCTTCCCAGCCATGGGAACTGGCTACCATCgcttcatcttcctcctcttcaagCAAGACTGCCCCATAGATTTCAGCGAGGATGTTCGGCCGATGCCATGGTAATTCGGGCTTTCACTGGGCAGTTTCACACTTGCTTGGCTTGGCATGTGCTTGTTACTGCTGTGGGAGAGCAGCTCTTTTTAATCTGCACAGTTGTTTGGGGCTGCTTTGAGTCTGTGTCTCACCTGAAACGAGAATCCCAGCCCTGCAAGCGTTGCAGAGTCCTGTGACTTTAAAACAGGCTGTTAAGAAAATGGTTTGTCCTGCCTGGGGCAGAAATGTGCACATtgctggagaagctgggagATTTTCTTTGGGTGACTTCCTTTTCTAGCCCCGTTTTATAGTCTCTGGGACGATGTGGGAAAGTAGTTTCCTACCAGAGTGCTGCAGGAAAAGAGATTCACCTCAGCTCTTGTGCTTGTGTCTTATTTCCAGCTACAGCCTCAAAATGCGAACCTTCAGCACGTTCGACTTCTACAGAAAGCACGAGGATGCAATGACGCCAGCAGGGCTGGCCTTTTTCCAGTGTCAGTGGGACAGCTCTGTTACTAAGATCTTCCATCAGCTTCTCAGTAAGAAATGCagcctgcagggatgctggaagGGGCCTGTTGTGGGCTGGGATGTGGCCCTGTGGGCAGCACACAGTCGGTGAGCGAGCTGTTGGCTGTAGGCTCTTGTTTGGTCCTGTCACTGGTCTAGCCTGTTACAGCACAGGCTGGGTACTTAATGAACCTTCCACCAAACTAACAGCAGCCTGAGCAAACAACCTCTAAAAGGCTGTTTCAaatgagcattttaaaataacagcatgAGAACCTTCACTGGGACGTGCTTGACCAGCCCTGATCCTGTGTGTGCGTGGGGGGGGCTTGCTGGTGAAGGGAAGGGCCTGGGGTTTGGATCTGAGCTGTCTTGCTAACGTTCTGCATCTCCCCTTTACAGATATGAGAGAGCCTGTGTTTGAATTTGTGCGGCCGCCCGTTTACCATCCTCCACAGTTAAAATTCCCACGCCAGCAGCCTCTGAGGTACCTGGACAGATACCGAGACACTGAGGAGCCCACCTATGGCATTTACTAGGGACCCGGACTCCTCTGGAGGTGCTCTGGTGTACACTGGGATGCCAGCCAGGCAGgtggggctgctggctccccTGCATTCACACAGCCGTGCAGCTGGGAGCCATCTGCACTTCTGGAGGGAAATGACAGTTTCAGCCCTTCGGCTCCTGGtttccctgtgctggcagcGCTGGGGGCAACAGGAGTTTGCAATGCTGGCAGCTGTGTGGTCAAAAGGCTCCTTAACGAGGATGTTCATAGATGAAAGCAAATCCATGGCCAGGCTGAAATCTTGCTGCTGATCCTGTAGCAGAGCTGATCGGTAAGGGTGGCAGGGTAGAGGCTCCCCAGAGATGCTCTGCCTTGTTTCTCTGCAAGGATCACTGTTCTTCTTTTGCCTGTTTATGGAACAGAGCCAGGCCAGCCTGgattttctgttcttacagTGCTATGGTTCAGGACTGTGTCAGCTTTCATTTGTGCAGTCCTCTTAAAGAGATGAGTCTAATTAAACACACTCTGAGCAATGCTGGCAGAGCTGTCTTTATTGGGAAAAGCTTGGTGTCCCAGccagctggcacagagctggggagcTCAGCAGGGTGCAGGGGAGAAGGGCAACCCTTCCCTTAGTTGGGGTCACTTTCCATCTTGGATGGTGTAGCGCGGGAAGACTGCAGGTACACGGGTGGTAAACATGCGCAAGGTCAGCACTGGTGGAGCTGGCTTCTCCCAACAGCCATCCAAGCGTGCGGacctctgcctccttcccctcgCTCCCCAGACAGCAAGTACCCGGTGGGAGTAGGTGGGGCAAAAGCAGATCTGCAGGGGTTGGGGCAAATGCGCAGTGGTGGCCTGTCACTCCGCTGCTGCCAGTCCCGTACCCAAGTTGTGCAGAgactctgctttctgctgtgctctgcGGGGCTCTCTGCGTCCCGTTTAAACCCCCAAACGCCGACATGCTCTTGCTGTGCCACTGCCTGTTCCCAGTAACATTTTCTGAGGTTCCCCCTTCCTCAGGAAATGAAGAGCCTCCAGCAAACAACTAAGATTGTGCTGCAATGCCCCCCGCTGCTGTTACCAGCTACACCCGAGCTCCCTGagctctcctcctgccctgaaGGGTTCTGGGGTCTGGTTTAAGCCAGGGTGAATTAGCTGGTGGGGTGATCATAATGGGAGTGCAGGTGTCCCGCCGTGCCAGCCAGACACACAGGTTGTGTTACACTCCTCTCTTAGCTTTGAATATTTGGTCAGAATTTGCAGATTTGGctcaaagaaatgttttggggGCTGAAGCTGTGCTGGGACATGCAGGGATGTGTAACAGATCCCAAGTCACCTGAGTCCAGGGGTGGTCTAAGGGGTGACTCTGAGCCTGCCTGTGGTATGGAAACTGTGCTCCAACCTCCCAGCAGCCCACCGGTGAGCgccacagctgcagcaca comes from Falco naumanni isolate bFalNau1 chromosome 1, bFalNau1.pat, whole genome shotgun sequence and encodes:
- the MRPL38 gene encoding 39S ribosomal protein L38, mitochondrial yields the protein MAARIMAAPLLTAALYGVRGGRAFGTAAALCKRAAPLGPMPNEDIDVSNLEALPKYRSFTRYFELAEKESRKPRWWKTYRQYTSPPAEEPKIDISLPRGKRLQAKEIKERKKILKENRQNAEMERAARLRTVLIPLDEVRAEWEKTSGPFHKQRVAEHCGIFRDLFKGATFTPWVTLKVEYSQEDEYLVPVYYGNMVTPSEASSPPAVSYEADKGSLWTLLLTNPDGHLRETDSEYLHWLVTNIPGNDIKSGKEICHYLPPFPAMGTGYHRFIFLLFKQDCPIDFSEDVRPMPCYSLKMRTFSTFDFYRKHEDAMTPAGLAFFQCQWDSSVTKIFHQLLNMREPVFEFVRPPVYHPPQLKFPRQQPLRYLDRYRDTEEPTYGIY